In the Gymnodinialimonas sp. 202GB13-11 genome, one interval contains:
- the trbE gene encoding conjugal transfer protein TrbE, which yields MMRLAEYRSKSSLLADFLPWAALVAQGVVLNKDGSLQRSARFRGPDLDSATPAELVAISARLNSTLRRLGSGWALFVEAQRIPARDYPASTFPDPVSALVDAERRAQFEEAGTHFENAYFLTFVWMPPSEEASRVGGWLFENAPDRGADLLEQVKAFVLRTDRLLDLLDGFMPEVAWLSDEETLTYFHSTISTRRQRVRVPDTPMHLDALLADEPLVGGLTPRLGSQYLRTLTIIGLPSATWPGLLDELNSQPLEYRWCTRAICLDKPDATKIFTRIRRQWFAKRKSIAAILKEVMTNEASTLLDSDAANKAADADEALQELGADISGAAYVTATITVWDEDPRTAEAKLKAVEKIVQGRDFTCIPETLNALEAWLGSLPGHLYANVRQPPVSTLNLAHVIPVSAVWAGPERTDHLDGPPLFYADTDGSTPFRFSTHVGDVGHTLIVGPTGAGKSVLLALMALQFRRYPDAQVFAFDFGGSIRCATIAMGGDWHDLGAVFSDSDDGAVNLQPLSRVDETAERAWAADWIGAILAREGIAITPEVKEHLWAALTSLASAPIGERTFTGLAVLLQSNDLKQALRPYCLGGPHGRLLDAEIEDLGAAPIQAFEIEGLVGAAAAPTVLSYLFHRIGDRLDGRPTLLIIDEGWLALDDASFGGQLREWLKTLRKKNASVVFATQSLADIDASPIAPAIIESCPTRIFLPNGRAFEPQIADTYRRFGLNDRQIEIVARAFPKRDYYCQSRRGNRLFSLGLGDVALAFTAASSKTDQAAISDLLAKHGRHGFAKAWLHHRGLDWAIDLLDSPAASSAEHEPNPTPKETDDDLQT from the coding sequence ATGATGCGCCTCGCCGAATATCGCTCCAAATCATCCCTTCTGGCTGATTTCCTGCCGTGGGCCGCGCTCGTCGCCCAAGGGGTCGTGCTCAACAAGGATGGCAGCCTCCAACGCAGCGCCCGGTTTCGGGGCCCCGATCTCGATTCCGCCACACCGGCCGAGCTGGTCGCCATATCGGCCCGGCTCAACAGCACGCTGCGTCGGCTTGGCTCAGGGTGGGCCCTCTTTGTCGAAGCGCAACGGATTCCGGCGCGAGACTACCCTGCCTCGACCTTTCCCGACCCCGTCTCGGCCCTCGTGGACGCGGAACGTCGCGCGCAATTCGAAGAGGCGGGAACGCATTTTGAAAACGCTTATTTCCTGACGTTTGTTTGGATGCCGCCTTCCGAAGAGGCCAGCCGTGTTGGCGGTTGGCTTTTCGAGAACGCGCCTGACAGAGGTGCCGATCTCCTCGAGCAGGTTAAAGCCTTCGTCCTCCGAACAGATCGTCTACTCGATCTTCTTGATGGCTTCATGCCGGAGGTCGCATGGCTCTCGGACGAGGAAACGCTGACTTACTTCCACTCGACGATTTCGACCCGGAGGCAGCGGGTGCGTGTCCCGGACACCCCGATGCATCTGGACGCTTTGCTCGCGGACGAACCCCTTGTCGGCGGTCTGACCCCGCGCCTCGGCTCCCAATACCTGAGAACGCTCACCATCATTGGCCTCCCAAGTGCGACATGGCCTGGCCTGCTCGACGAGTTGAACAGCCAGCCACTGGAGTATCGCTGGTGCACACGGGCGATCTGCCTCGACAAACCCGACGCCACGAAAATCTTCACCCGCATCCGCCGCCAATGGTTCGCCAAACGCAAATCCATCGCCGCGATCCTGAAGGAGGTCATGACCAACGAGGCCTCGACGCTGCTGGACAGCGATGCAGCCAACAAGGCTGCGGACGCCGACGAGGCGCTGCAGGAATTAGGTGCCGATATCTCGGGCGCCGCCTATGTTACGGCCACGATCACGGTTTGGGATGAGGATCCGCGCACCGCAGAGGCGAAACTCAAGGCCGTCGAGAAAATCGTGCAGGGTCGCGATTTTACCTGCATTCCGGAAACGCTCAACGCGCTTGAGGCATGGCTTGGATCCCTGCCGGGTCACCTCTATGCCAACGTCCGCCAACCGCCTGTCTCCACGCTGAACCTCGCACACGTGATCCCGGTCTCGGCGGTCTGGGCGGGACCCGAGCGCACCGACCATCTCGACGGCCCACCGCTCTTCTACGCCGACACGGACGGATCGACGCCGTTCCGCTTCTCAACCCATGTGGGCGATGTCGGGCACACACTGATTGTCGGGCCGACCGGCGCAGGCAAATCGGTGCTGCTTGCTCTCATGGCGCTGCAGTTCCGCCGCTATCCGGATGCACAGGTCTTCGCCTTCGATTTCGGCGGCTCCATTCGCTGCGCCACAATCGCGATGGGCGGGGATTGGCATGATCTGGGCGCAGTGTTCTCTGACAGCGATGACGGGGCCGTCAATCTCCAGCCACTCTCGCGCGTCGATGAGACCGCAGAGAGGGCCTGGGCCGCGGACTGGATCGGCGCGATCCTCGCTCGCGAAGGCATCGCAATCACGCCGGAAGTAAAGGAGCATCTCTGGGCCGCGCTGACCTCGCTCGCTTCAGCCCCGATCGGGGAGCGCACCTTCACTGGCCTCGCTGTCCTGCTGCAATCAAACGATCTGAAACAGGCCCTGAGGCCCTATTGCCTCGGCGGGCCCCATGGGCGGCTGCTCGACGCCGAGATTGAGGACCTAGGCGCGGCACCTATTCAGGCCTTCGAGATCGAGGGGCTGGTCGGAGCTGCAGCGGCGCCCACTGTCCTCTCCTATCTCTTCCATCGCATTGGCGACCGCCTCGACGGGCGGCCCACACTGCTCATCATCGACGAAGGCTGGCTCGCGCTGGACGATGCCAGTTTTGGCGGCCAACTGCGAGAATGGCTCAAGACCCTTCGCAAGAAGAATGCGTCTGTCGTTTTCGCAACCCAATCCCTGGCCGACATCGATGCATCACCGATTGCCCCCGCAATCATCGAAAGCTGCCCCACCCGCATCTTCCTGCCCAACGGACGCGCCTTCGAACCACAGATCGCCGACACCTATCGCCGTTTTGGGCTGAACGATCGCCAGATCGAGATCGTCGCGCGGGCTTTCCCGAAACGTGATTACTATTGCCAGTCCCGACGCGGGAACCGGCTCTTCTCGCTTGGTCTCGGCGACGTCGCACTGGCCTTCACGGCAGCCTCTTCGAAAACCGATCAGGCCGCGATCAGCGACCTTCTCGCGAAACATGGACGACACGGGTTCGCAAAAGCCTGGCTGCACCATCGCGGTCTGGAC
- a CDS encoding TrbC/VirB2 family protein translates to MTISPVSRQLLIALTATVALTLSDPAMAAGSGMPWEAPLQSILESIEGPVAKIVAVIIIIVTGLTLAFGDAGGGFRRLIQIVFGLTIAFAASSFFLSFFSFGGGALI, encoded by the coding sequence ATGACCATCTCGCCAGTGTCCCGCCAACTCTTGATTGCTCTCACGGCGACCGTCGCCCTTACACTCTCCGACCCCGCTATGGCTGCCGGATCCGGCATGCCGTGGGAGGCCCCGCTCCAATCGATCCTCGAGTCGATCGAGGGGCCCGTCGCCAAGATCGTGGCCGTGATCATCATTATCGTAACGGGACTGACTCTGGCCTTCGGCGATGCAGGCGGCGGGTTTCGGCGACTGATACAGATCGTCTTTGGGCTCACCATCGCCTTCGCCGCTTCAAGCTTCTTTCTGTCGTTCTTCTCCTTTGGCGGCGGGGCGTTGATCTGA
- the trbB gene encoding P-type conjugative transfer ATPase TrbB: MLRTALGVDIATWLEDPSVVEVMLNPDGRIWLDRLSDGLTDSGTQISPTDGERIIRLVAHHVGAEIHGASPRISAELPGTGERFEGLLAPVVAAPTFAIRKPAVVVFTLEDYVVSRIMTSHAAQSLRDGVVGRANILVAGGTSTGKTTLTNALLAEVAKSTDRVVLIEDTRELQCLTPNLVALRTKDGVASLSDLVRSSLRLRPDRIPIGEVRGAEALDLLKAWGTGHPGGIGTIHAGSALGAIRRLEQLIQEAVVTVPRALIAETIDLIAVLTGRGVDRRLSELARVTGLTAAGDYSVEQLLAQPHGDRP, encoded by the coding sequence ATGCTGCGAACCGCGCTCGGCGTGGATATCGCGACTTGGCTTGAGGACCCGTCCGTCGTCGAGGTGATGCTGAACCCGGACGGTCGAATTTGGCTCGATCGCCTTTCGGATGGGCTGACTGACTCAGGCACCCAAATTTCTCCGACCGATGGCGAACGGATTATTCGGCTCGTTGCGCATCATGTAGGCGCCGAGATCCACGGCGCGTCCCCCCGGATATCCGCTGAACTGCCCGGGACGGGAGAACGGTTCGAAGGACTCCTGGCACCCGTCGTCGCGGCCCCGACATTCGCGATCCGAAAGCCTGCCGTTGTGGTGTTCACGCTTGAGGACTACGTCGTCAGCAGGATCATGACATCGCACGCAGCACAATCGCTGCGAGACGGTGTGGTTGGTCGCGCCAACATTCTTGTCGCCGGTGGAACGTCGACCGGAAAAACAACTCTGACCAATGCGTTGCTGGCCGAGGTCGCCAAAAGTACAGATCGCGTGGTCTTGATCGAAGACACCCGAGAACTTCAGTGCCTCACCCCCAATCTGGTCGCCCTCCGCACCAAGGACGGCGTCGCATCCCTGTCCGACCTCGTGCGTTCGTCCCTTCGCCTTCGCCCCGACCGCATTCCCATCGGGGAGGTGCGCGGCGCTGAAGCCCTTGATCTTCTCAAGGCGTGGGGCACCGGGCATCCCGGGGGCATCGGAACGATCCACGCTGGATCTGCCTTGGGCGCAATCCGCCGTCTCGAACAGCTGATCCAAGAAGCGGTCGTTACCGTCCCCCGCGCACTCATTGCGGAAACCATTGATCTCATCGCGGTGCTCACAGGTCGAGGTGTAGATCGGCGCTTGTCTGAACTCGCCCGTGTCACCGGCTTGACCGCCGCAGGGGACTACTCCGTCGAACAGCTTCTTGCCCAACCTCATGGAGATCGTCCATGA
- a CDS encoding VirB3 family type IV secretion system protein, with product MQDPSTDILGFYAPVHRALSEPILLAGAPRAVAIANGTLAAAVGLGLRLWIVGLLFWLVGHLLAVWLAKRDAQIAEVARRHLRYPSWFGV from the coding sequence ATGCAGGACCCCTCCACTGACATTCTTGGCTTCTACGCACCCGTGCATCGCGCTCTGTCCGAGCCGATCTTGCTAGCAGGAGCGCCCCGTGCTGTCGCCATTGCAAACGGCACGCTCGCGGCAGCCGTTGGCCTTGGGCTTCGCCTTTGGATCGTCGGCCTGCTGTTCTGGCTCGTGGGACACCTCCTCGCGGTCTGGCTTGCAAAGCGGGACGCTCAAATCGCCGAGGTCGCGCGGCGGCACCTGCGCTATCCCTCCTGGTTCGGGGTGTGA